A DNA window from Acidobacteriota bacterium contains the following coding sequences:
- a CDS encoding radical SAM protein — protein MAKIQDGASLFPIVDQTTSVRPTGIARMAFEAMHTDEGHLIEFKGLKVRSLLNRSVSRRMTWMAWSINPYRGCEFACRYCYARYTHEFMAPAASQPTSPEQPDFHDPLTFERLIFLKQNAAWLLEQELRHFDSNDQIAIGTATDPWQPIERRACITRSILEVFASRSGYRIGVVTKSRLILRDTDLLQEISRRNHLVVHITITTPDAALARLLEPRAPRPDLRFDTVRRLRRAGIATGILCSPLLPGITDTHTAIDRMAALAAEANASFFAASPLFLKPCSRPTYLSFVREHFPALIPEYERRFALADFASKAYAQRLARIVDEARHRHGLNRRWRKDYAEDATEALPLAGYARSDTTNDPRPQAPIRQTEADRKKPPTGIRHPQQRSLFG, from the coding sequence ATGGCGAAAATACAAGACGGGGCTTCCTTATTTCCTATCGTCGACCAGACTACGAGCGTCCGCCCAACCGGCATCGCGCGCATGGCCTTTGAAGCGATGCATACCGATGAAGGACATCTGATCGAGTTCAAAGGGCTCAAAGTTCGCAGCCTGCTCAATCGCTCGGTCTCCCGGCGTATGACCTGGATGGCCTGGAGCATCAACCCCTACCGCGGCTGTGAGTTCGCCTGCCGCTATTGCTATGCCCGCTACACGCACGAGTTCATGGCCCCGGCTGCCAGTCAGCCAACTTCTCCGGAGCAGCCGGATTTCCACGACCCGCTCACCTTCGAGCGGCTCATCTTCCTCAAGCAGAACGCCGCATGGCTTCTCGAACAGGAGCTCCGTCATTTCGACTCCAACGATCAGATCGCCATCGGTACCGCAACAGATCCCTGGCAGCCGATCGAGCGCCGTGCCTGTATCACCCGCAGCATCCTGGAGGTCTTTGCTTCGCGCAGCGGCTATCGCATCGGCGTCGTCACCAAGTCGCGGCTGATTCTCCGCGACACCGATCTTTTACAGGAGATCTCCCGCCGCAATCACCTGGTCGTCCACATCACGATCACAACGCCCGATGCAGCGCTTGCGCGCCTTCTGGAACCTCGCGCCCCGCGCCCCGACCTCCGCTTTGACACCGTGCGAAGGTTGCGGCGCGCTGGCATCGCGACCGGTATTCTCTGTTCACCGCTGTTACCCGGTATCACAGACACGCATACGGCAATCGATCGCATGGCGGCGTTGGCGGCCGAAGCAAACGCCAGTTTCTTTGCCGCCAGTCCACTCTTTCTCAAGCCGTGCTCCCGTCCCACCTACCTGAGCTTCGTTCGGGAGCACTTTCCGGCGCTTATACCTGAGTATGAGCGCCGGTTCGCCCTCGCTGACTTCGCTTCAAAGGCCTACGCGCAACGCCTGGCCCGCATCGTTGACGAAGCACGTCACCGGCACGGACTCAATCGCCGTTGGCGGAAAGACTACGCCGAAGACGCGACTGAAGCGCTGCCACTGGCTGGCTATGCACGTAGCGATACGACAAACGATCCACGACCTCAGGCCCCGATCCGGCAGACTGAAGCTGATCGGAAAAAACCGCCCACAGGCATTCGCCACCCGCAGCAGCGGAGCCTCTTTGGATAG
- a CDS encoding DoxX family protein, whose translation MSIISRTASAHATFCNLAEKLTSPFLLAVRLYWGWQFTQTGLGKLRNQPKIVEFFTSLNIPFPALNAHFVSGLEFFGGILLILGLFARPISLLLTGSMFLAFWTADHDALVSIFTDPDKFYAAAPYTFLFAAILILVFGPGKLSLDALIATRFRPYMHMPHWGTDAIAS comes from the coding sequence ATGAGCATCATCTCTCGTACCGCATCAGCTCACGCAACCTTCTGCAACCTCGCGGAAAAACTCACCTCGCCCTTTTTGCTCGCGGTTCGCCTCTACTGGGGATGGCAGTTTACGCAGACCGGCCTGGGCAAGCTGCGCAATCAGCCGAAGATCGTCGAGTTCTTTACCTCGCTCAACATCCCTTTCCCCGCTCTCAATGCCCATTTTGTTTCCGGCCTTGAATTCTTCGGTGGGATCCTGCTCATCCTCGGACTCTTCGCACGGCCCATCTCTCTGCTGCTCACCGGCTCGATGTTCCTTGCCTTCTGGACCGCGGACCACGACGCGCTCGTCTCCATCTTTACCGATCCGGACAAGTTCTACGCAGCCGCACCCTACACCTTCCTCTTCGCTGCTATCCTGATTCTCGTCTTTGGGCCCGGCAAGCTTTCGCTTGATGCCCTTATTGCAACAAGGTTCCGCCCATATATGCACATGCCTCACTGGGGAACGGATGCAATTGCAAGTTGA
- the nusG gene encoding transcription termination/antitermination factor NusG, with amino-acid sequence MREEGTTMAEEQQNPVEQATEAGSEQPTEQLAPPVNENFKWYIIHAYSGFERKVRESLESRISAFGLQNKIGRIMIPTEPVTELRNGKKYTIERVFLPGYVLIEMDLDNDLWHVIKNTPRVTGFLGTGDNPVALSEQEVSSILFRSDVSKDKPTLKIKFEKGEQVRINEGPFANFTGAVDEINEDKQTLKVMVSIFGRSTPVEIEFSKVDKVVE; translated from the coding sequence ATGCGTGAAGAAGGCACAACCATGGCGGAAGAGCAGCAGAATCCGGTAGAGCAGGCGACCGAGGCGGGCAGCGAGCAGCCGACGGAACAACTGGCCCCTCCGGTCAATGAAAATTTCAAGTGGTACATCATCCACGCCTATTCGGGCTTCGAGCGCAAGGTTCGCGAGTCGCTCGAGAGCCGCATTTCTGCGTTTGGCCTGCAGAACAAGATTGGCCGGATCATGATCCCGACCGAGCCGGTGACGGAGCTTCGCAACGGCAAGAAGTACACCATCGAGCGTGTCTTTCTTCCCGGCTACGTCCTGATCGAGATGGACCTCGACAATGACCTGTGGCACGTGATCAAGAACACGCCGCGGGTTACGGGCTTCCTTGGAACAGGCGACAACCCGGTTGCGCTCTCCGAGCAGGAGGTTAGTTCCATTCTCTTCCGCTCCGATGTGTCGAAGGACAAGCCGACGCTCAAGATCAAGTTCGAGAAGGGCGAGCAGGTTCGCATCAACGAAGGGCCGTTTGCGAACTTCACGGGCGCCGTGGACGAGATCAACGAAGACAAGCAGACGCTCAAGGTCATGGTCAGTATCTTCGGGCGCTCCACGCCGGTCGAGATCGAGTTTTCGAAGGTGGACAAGGTTGTCGAATAA
- a CDS encoding NUDIX hydrolase, with the protein MSIKTISSREVYRNPWTSVREDVIERANGQRGIYGVIDKDPASIIIPLERTPEGEFVYLIEQFRYTVGGRFSEFPQGGWEEAEVVPEELARGELREETGLTAEKMTLLSTLQIAYGVMNQKHHVFLAEGLTPGAPDPDAEEHDLVVKRVSVQKFERMVLDGEIVDNCSVAAWGLYKIWLEHGRPAREK; encoded by the coding sequence TTGAGCATCAAGACAATCAGCAGCCGCGAGGTCTACCGCAATCCATGGACGAGCGTGCGCGAGGACGTTATTGAACGAGCCAACGGACAGCGCGGTATCTACGGTGTGATCGATAAGGACCCTGCGTCGATCATCATCCCGCTGGAGAGGACACCCGAAGGAGAGTTCGTCTACCTGATCGAACAGTTCCGCTATACCGTTGGCGGCAGATTCTCGGAGTTTCCTCAGGGAGGATGGGAGGAGGCCGAGGTTGTTCCGGAAGAGCTGGCGCGTGGCGAGTTGCGTGAAGAGACCGGGCTGACGGCGGAGAAGATGACGCTGCTGAGTACGCTGCAGATTGCCTACGGCGTCATGAACCAGAAGCATCACGTCTTCCTGGCGGAAGGCCTTACTCCCGGTGCTCCCGATCCCGACGCAGAGGAGCACGACCTGGTCGTGAAGCGTGTGAGCGTACAGAAATTTGAGCGTATGGTGCTGGATGGAGAGATTGTCGACAACTGCTCTGTCGCGGCATGGGGCCTCTATAAGATATGGCTGGAGCATGGCCGGCCTGCGAGGGAAAAATGA
- a CDS encoding CocE/NonD family hydrolase, with the protein MVPASKLDEYVGQYYVAAEPEIVASISRQGDALFSEGERSARTEWKAESADHFFVSGSPMRMSFQRDASGKVTAFTTEYAGQRSTASMVTFVRIGDEPKELNRFREYVRSEAMVPMRDGVKLHVVILRPAGSEKSGEPLPFLMERTPYGVDGSSSRGVNASKPELAASGYIFAFGDIRGRYGSEGQFVMNRPIVEHKTKTDVDETTDTNDTINWLLKNVPNNNGRVGVYGISYPGFLAMMAGINANPAVKAISPQAPMTNIWIGDDFFHNGAFRETYGFDYVQQLEAQKTDVRVESKEDTFDFFLGNVNFAGAAKSAGISDLPTAKAFLTQPEYTKFWRAMAVEPHLTKVEVPTLEVGGWWDQEDMWGPQAEYAALEPHDKNHEVFLVLGPWNHGGWVPTTRHLGAINFGAATGDQYRKTIEAPFFEKYLKDKPGFDLKDTASFRTGVNEWKRYSAWPPKEGFSAAKLYLAAGHGLSFTAPVAESKADYVSDPANPVPYRQRPIQSTYGTGSKWRPWLVEDQRFVSGRTDLANFTTAALDRDVTVTGDVVADIFASTTGTDGDWIVKLIDVYPDDAPDGMGGYQLMIADEILRGRYRKSFEKPEPVKAGEVTEYKWSLHGADHTFLKGHKILVEVQSTWFPLYDRNPQTYVSNIMSAPASAYKAETISIYSSPKYPSRLEFEMPQ; encoded by the coding sequence ATGGTGCCTGCAAGCAAGCTGGACGAGTATGTCGGGCAATATTACGTTGCGGCCGAGCCGGAGATAGTGGCATCGATCTCCCGGCAGGGCGATGCGTTGTTCAGCGAGGGCGAGCGCTCGGCCAGGACAGAGTGGAAGGCGGAGTCGGCTGACCACTTCTTCGTATCGGGCAGCCCGATGCGCATGAGCTTTCAGCGAGATGCGTCGGGCAAGGTGACTGCATTTACCACCGAATATGCGGGGCAGCGAAGCACAGCCAGTATGGTGACCTTCGTTCGCATTGGCGATGAGCCGAAGGAACTGAATCGCTTCCGCGAGTACGTGCGCAGCGAGGCCATGGTGCCGATGCGTGACGGCGTGAAGCTGCATGTCGTTATTCTGCGGCCCGCGGGATCGGAAAAATCTGGAGAGCCGCTGCCGTTTCTGATGGAGAGGACGCCATACGGTGTCGACGGTTCTTCGTCGCGAGGCGTAAATGCGTCGAAGCCGGAGTTGGCGGCGAGCGGATACATCTTTGCCTTCGGCGATATTCGCGGACGCTATGGATCGGAGGGCCAGTTCGTCATGAACCGTCCCATCGTTGAGCATAAGACAAAAACCGATGTCGATGAGACGACAGACACGAACGATACGATCAACTGGCTGCTGAAGAATGTGCCGAACAATAACGGCCGGGTGGGCGTCTACGGTATCTCGTATCCCGGGTTTCTGGCGATGATGGCGGGCATCAATGCGAATCCGGCAGTGAAGGCGATCTCGCCGCAGGCCCCGATGACGAATATCTGGATCGGCGACGACTTCTTTCATAACGGAGCATTTCGCGAGACATATGGCTTCGATTACGTGCAGCAGCTTGAAGCGCAGAAGACAGATGTCCGCGTCGAATCGAAGGAGGATACTTTCGATTTCTTCTTGGGCAATGTGAATTTTGCCGGTGCGGCGAAGAGTGCAGGGATAAGCGATCTGCCGACAGCGAAGGCATTCTTGACGCAGCCGGAGTATACGAAGTTCTGGCGTGCGATGGCAGTGGAGCCGCATCTGACAAAGGTGGAGGTTCCCACGCTGGAGGTTGGTGGCTGGTGGGACCAGGAAGATATGTGGGGTCCTCAGGCCGAGTACGCCGCGCTGGAGCCCCACGACAAGAATCATGAGGTCTTTCTGGTGCTGGGGCCGTGGAACCATGGTGGCTGGGTGCCGACGACGCGGCATCTGGGAGCAATAAATTTTGGAGCGGCCACGGGCGATCAATATCGCAAGACGATTGAAGCGCCGTTCTTCGAAAAATATCTGAAAGACAAGCCTGGATTCGATCTGAAGGACACGGCCAGCTTCCGCACGGGAGTCAACGAGTGGAAGCGCTACAGCGCATGGCCGCCGAAGGAAGGGTTCAGCGCGGCAAAGCTGTATCTTGCCGCCGGGCACGGACTGAGCTTTACTGCGCCAGTGGCTGAATCGAAGGCGGATTACGTCTCGGACCCTGCGAATCCGGTGCCGTACCGGCAACGTCCCATTCAGTCGACATATGGGACTGGATCGAAGTGGCGTCCGTGGCTGGTAGAGGACCAGCGATTTGTGAGCGGGCGCACGGACCTTGCAAACTTCACGACAGCAGCTCTGGATCGCGATGTTACGGTGACGGGCGATGTGGTTGCTGACATCTTTGCATCGACGACGGGCACGGATGGCGACTGGATCGTCAAGCTGATCGATGTCTATCCGGACGATGCGCCGGACGGAATGGGGGGCTATCAGTTGATGATTGCCGATGAGATTCTGCGCGGACGGTACAGGAAGAGCTTCGAGAAGCCGGAACCTGTGAAAGCAGGCGAGGTGACCGAATATAAGTGGAGCCTGCATGGAGCGGACCACACATTCCTGAAGGGCCACAAGATCCTGGTCGAGGTGCAGTCGACGTGGTTTCCGCTCTACGACAGGAACCCACAGACGTACGTATCGAATATCATGAGCGCGCCGGCAAGCGCGTACAAGGCGGAGACGATCTCGATCTACAGTTCTCCTAAATATCCGTCGCGCCTTGAATTTGAGATGCCGCAGTGA
- the rplK gene encoding 50S ribosomal protein L11, which produces MAPKKVTGYVKLQIVAGKATPAPPVGPALGQAQVNIMEFCKQFNERTSKDPALAGLTVPVVISVYADRTFSFVTKTPPAPVLLLKAAGIEKGSGTPNKEKKGKVTEKQVLEIAKQKMPDMNAATVEAAAKTIRGTARSMGIDVVA; this is translated from the coding sequence ATGGCACCGAAGAAAGTTACTGGATACGTCAAACTTCAGATCGTAGCGGGCAAGGCGACGCCTGCGCCGCCGGTCGGCCCTGCGCTTGGTCAGGCCCAGGTCAACATCATGGAGTTCTGCAAGCAGTTCAACGAGCGTACGAGCAAGGACCCGGCTCTCGCGGGCCTGACGGTTCCGGTCGTGATCTCGGTCTATGCCGACCGCACATTCAGCTTCGTGACGAAGACTCCTCCGGCCCCGGTGCTTCTGCTGAAGGCCGCTGGTATCGAGAAGGGCTCGGGAACTCCGAACAAGGAGAAGAAGGGCAAGGTCACCGAGAAGCAGGTCCTCGAGATCGCCAAGCAGAAGATGCCGGACATGAACGCCGCCACGGTTGAGGCTGCTGCGAAGACGATCCGCGGCACGGCGCGCTCGATGGGCATCGATGTTGTCGCCTGA
- a CDS encoding HAMP domain-containing histidine kinase, whose product MKATQSSTALMDLVGTVESPDREHLRVSSAPRLLSLRLDLGIVEDASSVDQQDAVQAWVHSNGRDSGSNARLPYEEAMKRHGSVRSSDVIGRDGYHAAPVVSVADGAGLAHDAGNLLSALSLYADMLSLPGVLHDEYREYASELRLLSERSSAMIARLFDHVNQAKEKTGNRLTSLAEVIARCGGLLDRIAGRRVEVSFGREADLLVDVSSEIVERIVINLVKNAAEAIGEGNPGSILVHVSAAGDGCEAGVAVTVEDTGCGMTRDELSTLGAYKTVARGSRGIGFRVVRELAAMSNGCVAIASAPGEGTKVSVEWPSIEQMQIETGERTRRVLRGEAGWIAC is encoded by the coding sequence ATGAAGGCAACCCAGAGCAGTACTGCCTTGATGGATTTAGTAGGAACTGTCGAGTCCCCGGACCGGGAGCATTTGCGTGTGTCGTCGGCCCCAAGACTACTGAGCCTCAGGCTCGACCTGGGCATCGTGGAAGATGCCTCATCCGTCGATCAGCAAGATGCTGTGCAGGCGTGGGTCCATTCAAATGGACGTGATTCAGGGAGCAATGCTCGGCTTCCTTATGAAGAAGCGATGAAGCGGCATGGTAGTGTGCGTTCCAGCGATGTTATCGGCAGGGACGGATATCACGCTGCTCCTGTTGTAAGTGTGGCCGATGGCGCGGGGTTGGCCCACGATGCCGGAAATCTTCTGAGCGCACTCAGTCTCTACGCGGATATGTTATCGCTGCCTGGCGTTCTGCATGATGAGTACCGCGAGTATGCGAGCGAGCTTCGCCTGTTGAGCGAACGAAGCTCGGCGATGATTGCACGGTTGTTCGATCACGTCAATCAGGCAAAGGAGAAGACAGGCAATCGGCTGACGTCGCTGGCTGAAGTGATCGCACGCTGCGGCGGGCTTCTGGATCGCATTGCTGGACGCCGCGTGGAAGTCTCCTTCGGCAGAGAAGCGGACCTGCTGGTGGACGTCTCCTCGGAGATTGTGGAGCGTATCGTCATCAACCTTGTGAAGAATGCCGCTGAGGCGATTGGCGAAGGGAATCCTGGATCGATCCTGGTGCATGTGAGTGCAGCAGGAGATGGCTGTGAGGCAGGAGTCGCGGTGACGGTTGAGGATACCGGATGCGGCATGACCCGCGACGAACTGTCTACGCTGGGAGCTTACAAAACAGTCGCCCGGGGAAGCCGCGGCATCGGGTTTCGCGTGGTGCGCGAACTTGCTGCGATGTCGAACGGGTGCGTTGCGATCGCAAGCGCTCCTGGTGAGGGGACGAAGGTTTCGGTTGAGTGGCCGTCGATCGAACAGATGCAGATCGAGACGGGCGAGAGGACGCGGCGGGTCCTGCGCGGCGAAGCGGGATGGATCGCCTGTTGA
- the secE gene encoding preprotein translocase subunit SecE, producing MAKTVAVAEQQTSTGMQQLKSLPERTMSFLRDVRSEMRKVVWPGRAEVQSTTTVVLVTVFIFAGYFWLVDNVIGRAVEYILRIASK from the coding sequence ATGGCCAAGACGGTAGCGGTAGCAGAACAGCAGACAAGCACCGGGATGCAGCAGTTGAAGTCGCTTCCCGAGCGCACCATGAGCTTTTTGCGGGACGTGCGCAGCGAGATGCGCAAAGTGGTGTGGCCCGGCCGCGCAGAGGTGCAGTCGACGACGACGGTGGTCCTGGTTACGGTCTTCATCTTCGCCGGATATTTCTGGCTGGTGGACAACGTCATTGGCCGCGCGGTGGAGTACATACTGCGCATTGCGTCCAAGTAA
- a CDS encoding CDGSH iron-sulfur domain-containing protein has translation MSEQVVKITVRPNGPLRVEGPISLMDADGRQWDLTGKPAISLCRCGASEKRPFCDGSHNRIGFQCQASPENLT, from the coding sequence ATGTCAGAACAGGTAGTTAAGATTACGGTTCGTCCAAATGGGCCGTTGCGTGTAGAAGGCCCCATTTCGTTGATGGATGCGGATGGCAGGCAGTGGGACCTTACGGGGAAGCCGGCGATCTCGTTGTGCCGGTGCGGGGCAAGCGAAAAGCGTCCTTTTTGCGACGGATCGCACAACCGGATCGGCTTTCAGTGTCAGGCAAGTCCGGAGAATCTTACATAG
- a CDS encoding UBP-type zinc finger domain-containing protein, whose amino-acid sequence MRCEHLNQIRDVTPSAKGCEECLKTGGWWVHLRMCMICGHMGCCDSSPNKHATKHFHATKHPIMRSMEPGEDWGWCYVDEVELDFSKR is encoded by the coding sequence ATGCGCTGCGAACATCTGAATCAGATCAGGGATGTGACGCCTTCGGCCAAGGGCTGCGAGGAGTGTCTGAAGACAGGCGGCTGGTGGGTGCATCTGCGGATGTGCATGATATGCGGCCACATGGGCTGTTGCGATTCGTCGCCGAACAAACACGCTACGAAGCATTTTCACGCGACGAAACATCCGATTATGCGATCGATGGAGCCCGGAGAAGACTGGGGCTGGTGCTATGTGGACGAGGTGGAGCTGGACTTCTCGAAGCGATAG
- a CDS encoding sigma-54-dependent Fis family transcriptional regulator, producing MNEVTQKLGSGGPSGVLVGLSPLAMQGNNQRKLPGDGPALHVLVVDDDNSVRKACCTIAENMGCAVEGADSLSRAREILKHRKIDVLLLDLKLPDGGGLTLLEQVKALYPETAVVVMTAFATVSSAVEAMRIGARDYLTKPFALEELTTVIERAGQRMHFDRESRVLRERLRSQKDENGLVGKSPEMEKLYRILSKVAFSTHPVLILGESGTGKEMVARAIHVHGPNASRPFVPVDCGALVPTLIESELFGHVKGAFTGADRAKDGLLAAADGGTVFLDEIGELPLDLQAKLLRALQEKEVRPVGATQARPISARVLAATNRDLATMVEQGKFRKDLYFRLNVVNLKLPPLRERRADIPLLTMFFLARMEKQTGIPRTLSDESLRVLMEYDWPGNVRELENAIERACALSSGPLLHMGDLPTQLQDFRMHKIIEAMPASGASAQAALPASVDGEIVSIAEMEKQAILGTIRQLNGDKLLAARLLGIGKTTLYRKLKEYGISDVMAD from the coding sequence ATGAATGAGGTGACACAGAAGCTGGGAAGCGGCGGCCCGTCAGGGGTGCTGGTGGGGTTATCGCCGTTGGCGATGCAGGGAAATAACCAGAGGAAGTTGCCCGGCGATGGGCCGGCACTTCACGTCCTGGTGGTCGACGACGACAACTCGGTGCGCAAGGCGTGCTGCACCATTGCGGAGAACATGGGCTGTGCGGTCGAGGGCGCGGACAGTCTGTCTCGTGCGCGGGAGATCCTGAAACATCGAAAGATCGATGTTCTGCTGCTGGACCTGAAGCTGCCTGACGGCGGAGGCCTCACTCTTTTGGAGCAGGTGAAGGCGCTTTATCCGGAGACGGCGGTTGTGGTGATGACGGCTTTTGCCACGGTGTCCTCCGCAGTGGAAGCGATGCGCATCGGAGCTCGCGATTATCTAACGAAGCCATTTGCGCTGGAGGAGTTGACAACAGTCATCGAACGCGCCGGTCAGCGGATGCACTTCGATCGCGAGAGCCGCGTCCTGCGCGAACGGCTGCGGTCGCAGAAGGACGAGAACGGCCTGGTGGGCAAGTCGCCGGAGATGGAGAAGCTTTATCGGATCCTCTCCAAGGTCGCGTTCTCGACACACCCTGTGCTGATTCTGGGGGAGAGCGGAACGGGAAAGGAGATGGTGGCCCGCGCCATTCATGTTCACGGACCCAACGCATCGCGGCCGTTTGTTCCCGTCGACTGCGGAGCGCTGGTCCCGACCCTGATTGAAAGCGAGCTGTTCGGCCATGTGAAGGGAGCGTTTACCGGGGCCGATCGTGCAAAGGATGGCTTGCTGGCCGCCGCGGATGGAGGCACTGTCTTTCTGGATGAGATTGGCGAGCTTCCGCTTGATCTGCAGGCAAAACTGCTGCGGGCGTTACAAGAAAAAGAGGTGCGCCCGGTGGGGGCGACGCAAGCAAGGCCGATCTCCGCTCGTGTGCTGGCGGCGACCAACCGCGACCTGGCAACGATGGTCGAGCAGGGCAAGTTCCGCAAGGACCTCTATTTCCGGCTGAACGTCGTCAACCTGAAACTGCCTCCGTTGCGGGAGCGTCGAGCCGATATCCCCCTGCTGACGATGTTTTTCCTGGCCCGTATGGAGAAGCAGACTGGCATTCCTCGTACCTTGTCGGACGAGTCGCTGCGCGTTCTGATGGAGTATGACTGGCCGGGCAACGTGCGCGAGCTGGAGAACGCCATCGAGCGGGCCTGCGCGCTGTCGAGTGGGCCGCTGCTGCATATGGGCGATCTTCCAACCCAGCTACAGGACTTCCGGATGCACAAGATCATCGAAGCCATGCCGGCGAGCGGTGCGTCAGCACAGGCGGCATTGCCTGCATCTGTAGATGGCGAGATTGTATCGATTGCCGAGATGGAGAAGCAGGCAATTCTTGGAACGATACGGCAGTTGAACGGAGACAAGCTGCTGGCGGCGCGGCTGCTGGGCATTGGCAAGACCACCCTGTACCGCAAGCTGAAGGAGTACGGGATCAGCGATGTGATGGCGGATTAG
- a CDS encoding zf-HC2 domain-containing protein codes for MVLNCRHVWDYISGYLDNTLDAQIRADVEKHLEHCEICSAVLDSTRNILVLTADDRVFELPVGFSERLHARLAQVMIETPTDDPESAGGTG; via the coding sequence ATGGTTCTAAACTGCCGCCATGTCTGGGACTACATCTCCGGCTATCTCGACAACACGCTCGATGCACAGATACGTGCAGACGTCGAAAAACATCTTGAGCACTGCGAGATATGCTCTGCAGTGCTCGACTCGACGCGCAACATCCTCGTCCTCACCGCAGACGATCGGGTGTTCGAGCTTCCAGTCGGCTTCAGCGAGCGCCTCCACGCGCGTCTCGCCCAGGTCATGATTGAGACACCAACGGATGATCCCGAATCCGCCGGAGGAACCGGCTGA
- a CDS encoding sigma-70 family RNA polymerase sigma factor, translated as MQLQVEGRDEAAMIERVLGGDTETFHELIRPYERSVYLMALSLLHNESEAEDATQDAFIKAYRHLGKFRSESRFSTWLISIVLNEARGRLRRKQPGLTDSIDDTTEGSITPAQLTDWREIPSESLERQEVRALIRRALAELPIAYREVFVLRELEERNVQETAETLGITIASVKMRLHRARMMLQKQLAPQLKSTAPASRRRFSWF; from the coding sequence ATGCAATTGCAAGTTGAAGGAAGAGACGAGGCAGCGATGATCGAGAGGGTGCTGGGTGGCGATACCGAGACCTTTCACGAACTCATCCGCCCTTATGAGCGCAGCGTCTATCTCATGGCGCTCTCGCTTCTCCACAACGAATCGGAGGCCGAGGACGCGACGCAGGATGCTTTCATCAAGGCCTACCGCCACCTCGGCAAGTTCCGGTCCGAATCGCGCTTCAGCACATGGCTCATCAGCATCGTCCTCAACGAGGCGCGCGGACGTCTTCGCCGCAAGCAGCCTGGACTCACCGACTCCATCGACGACACGACAGAAGGCTCCATCACGCCGGCCCAACTCACCGACTGGCGTGAGATTCCATCGGAGTCGCTCGAACGCCAGGAGGTCCGCGCACTCATTCGCCGCGCGCTTGCCGAGCTCCCCATCGCTTATCGTGAGGTTTTTGTCCTTCGTGAACTAGAAGAACGCAATGTACAGGAGACCGCCGAAACCCTGGGCATCACCATCGCGTCGGTTAAGATGCGGCTCCATCGCGCCCGCATGATGCTGCAAAAGCAACTTGCGCCGCAGCTCAAGTCCACCGCGCCGGCCAGTCGAAGGAGGTTCTCATGGTTCTAA